The Antennarius striatus isolate MH-2024 chromosome 20, ASM4005453v1, whole genome shotgun sequence genome includes a region encoding these proteins:
- the rab18a gene encoding ras-related protein Rab-18a codes for MEEDILTTLKILIIGESGVGKSSLLLRFTDDTFDPEQPATIGVDFKVKTLTVDGNKTKLAIWDTAGQERFRTLTPSYYRGAQGVILVYDVTRRETFAKLDNWLSELETYCTRNDLVKMLVGNKIDRENHELDRAEGLKFARKHSMLFIEASAKTRDGVQCAFEELVEKIIQTPGLWQSENHGRGVQLTDEDAGGGSCGGYCSLV; via the exons ATGGAAGAAGACATCTTAACGACGTTGAAAATATTGATAATAGGAGAAAGTGGTGTTGGGAAGTCAAG CCTCCTCCTGAGATTCACTGATGACACGTTTGACCCAGAACAACCAGCAACAATAG GTGTTGACTTCAAGGTGAAGACCCTCACTGTCGACGGTAACAAGACAAAGCTGGCAATATGG GACACTGCTGGACAGGAGCGCTTCCGAACCCTGACACCTAGTTACTATCGCGGTGCCCAGGGAGTCATTCTGG TATATGACGTGACACGAAGGGAAACCTTTGCAAAACTGGACAACTGGCTCAGCGAGCTGGAAACGTACTGCACGAGGAACGATCTCGTCAAAATGCTTGTAGGGAATAAAATCGACAgg GAAAACCACGAGCTAGACAGGGCAGAAGGGCTGAAGTTTGCAAGAAAACATTCCATGCTTTTTATAG AGGCGAGCGCTAAAACCAGGGACGGTGTTCAGTGTGCGTTTgaggagctggtggagaagATCATCCAGACCCCCGGCTTATGGCAGAGCGAGAACCACGGCCGAGGGGTCCAGCTTACTGACGAGGACGCCGGAGGTGGAAGCTGCGGCGGCTACTGCTCCCTGGTGTAG
- the itgb1a gene encoding integrin beta-1a isoform X1 has product MDVKLKLLLISTLLAVFCSSNGQKEGNDCINANAKYCGECIQAGAKCGWCSDPNFLKQGETVSTRCDELQSLLKRGCDEQLIENPHGSQDVIRNKTVTNRKKGADKLKPEDITQIQPQKLTLTLRSGEPQSFDLKFKRAEDYPIDLYYLMDLSFSMKDDLENVKNLGTSLMLEMSKITSDFRIGFGSFVEKTVMPYISTTPAKLLNPCTGDQNCTSPFSYKNVLKLTSDGKKFNTLVGQQHISGNLDSPEGGFDAIMQVAVCGEQIGWRNVTRLLVFSTDAGFHFAGDGKLGGIVLPNDGKCHLENNVYTMSHYYDYPSIAHLVQKLSDNNIQTIFAVTEEFQPVYQELKNLIPKSAVGTLSANSSNVINLIIDAYNSLSSEVILENSKLPEGVTIAYTSRCKNGVVSEGENGRKCSNISIGDEVMFTISVTSKGCPKEGKPETIKIKPLGFTEEVEITLNFICECECHNDGIKNSQLCHFGNGTFECGACKCNEGRVGRQCECSSNDVATEDMDRTCRKDNGTDICSNNGECVCGTCECKKRENPEERYSGQYCECDNFNCDRAGNKLCGGHGRCECRVCICDPMWTGSACDCSMDNSTCLASNKQLCNGRGSCECGICKCTDPKFQGPTCETCPTCPGVCVEHKECVQCRAFGTGEKKDTCERDCSYFNLIKVKDRDKLPQPNDATYPVMHCKERDANDCWFYYTYAVNNNTEKEVHVVDTLDCPAGPDIIPIVAGVVAGIVLIGLALLLIWKLLMIIHDRREFAKFEKEKMNAKWDTQDNPIYKSPINNFQNPHYGRKAAVL; this is encoded by the exons ATGGACGTGAAATTGAAGCTGCTCTTGATATCGACGTTATTAGCAGTGTTTTGTTCCAGTAACGGTCAGAAAG AGGGGAATGACTGCATCAATGCCAACGCCAAATACTGCGGGGAGTGCATCCAGGCTGGAGCCAAATGTGGCTGGTGTTCAGACCCG AACTTCCTGAAGCAGGGGGAGACCGTGTCCACCCGTTGTGATGAGCTGCAGTCACTCTTAAAAAGGGGCTGTGATGAACAATTGATTGAAAACCCCCACGGGAGCCAGGATGTCATCAGGAACAAAACTGTGACAAATCGCAAAAAAGGAGCCGATAAACTGAAACCAGAGGACATCACTCAGATCCAGCCCCAGAAACTCACCCTCACCCTCCGATCTG GTGAGCCTCAGTCTTTTGACTTGAAGTTCAAACGGGCAGAAGATTACCCTATTGACCTGTACTACCTGATGGACCTGTCCTTCTCCATGAAGGATGACTTGGAGAATGTGAAGAACCTGGGAACTAGTCTGATGCTTGAAATGTCAAAGATTACCTCTGATTTCAGGATAG GTTTTGGTTCTTTTGTGGAAAAGACTGTCATGCCATACATCAGCACCACCCCGGCCAAGCTGCTGAACCCGTGCACAGGGGACCAGAACTGCACCAGCCCGTTCAGCTACAAGAACGTCCTGAAGCTGACCAGTGATGGCAAGAAGTTCAACACTCTGGTGGGCCAGCAGCACATCTCCGGAAACCTGGACTCTCCTGAAGGCGGCTTTGATGCCATCATGCAAGTGGCTGTGTGTGGg GAACAGATTGGTTGGAGGAATGTGACTCGTCTGCTGGTGTTCTCCACCGACGCTGGTTTCCACTTTGCAGGTGACGGCAAACTGGGTGGCATCGTTCTACCCAATGATGGGAAATGTCACTTGGAGAACAACGTGTACACAATGAGCCACTACTAT GACTATCCCTCCAttgctcacctggttcagaaGCTGAGTGACAACAATATTCAGACTATCTTTGCAGTGACGGAAGAGTTCCAGCCAGTTTACCAA GAGCTGAAGAATCTCATACCAAAGTCTGCAGTGGGCACCCTGTCTGCCAACTCCAGCAACGTTATCAACCTTATTATAGACGCTTACAAT TCGCTCTCATCTGAGGTTATTTTGGAGAACAGCAAGCTTCCAGAGGGAGTGACCATAGCTTACACGTCCCGCTGTAAGAATGGAGTGGTCAGTGAGGGTGAAAATGGACGGAAGTGCTCCAACATCTCCATTGGGGATGAG GTCATGTTCACCATCAGTGTGACATCTAAAGGCTGTCCGAAAGAAGGCAAGCCTGAGACCATTAAGATAAAACCCCTAGGATtcacagaggaggtggagattacACTAAATTTCATCTGCGAGTGTGAATGCCACAATGACGGTATCAAGAACAGTCAGCTCTGCCATTTTGGTAATGGGACCTTCGAATGTGGAGCCTGCAA GTGTAACGAGGGGCGTGTGGGTAGGCAGTGTGAATGTAGCAGCAACGACGTGGCCACAGAGGACATGGATCGGACCTGCCGTAAAGACAACGGCACAGACATCTGCAGCAACAATGGAGAATGTGTTTGCGGCACATGCGAGTGCAAGAAGAGAGAAAACCCTGAGGAGAGGTACAGTGGCCAGTACTGCGAGTGTGACAACTTCAACTGTGATCGTGCTGGAAACAAACTGTGTGGAG GCCACGGACGCTGTGAGTGCAGAGTGTGTATCTGTGACCCCATGTGGACCGGAAGTGCCTGTGATTGTTCTATGGACAATTCCACGTGTTTGGCCAGCAACAAGCAGCTCTGTAACGGCAGAGGATCGTGTGAATGTGGAATCTGCAAGTGTACAGACCCCAAATTCCAGGGTCCTACTTGTGAGACATGTCCTACCTGTCCTGGAGTCTGTGTAGAACATAA AGAGTGTGTCCAGTGTAGGGCGTTCGGCACCGGTGAGAAGAAGGACACCTGTGAGAGAGACTGCAGCTACTTCAACCTGATTAAAGTGAAGGACAGGGACAAGCTCCCGCAGCCCAACGACGCCACCTACCCCGTGATGCACTGCAAGGAGAGGGACGCCAATGACTGCTGGTTCTACTACACCTACGCCGTCAACAATAACACGGAGAAGGAGGTCCATGTTGTGGACACACTGG ACTGCCCTGCCGGTCCTGACATCATCCCAATCGTGGCAGGCGTGGTCGCCGGCATCGTTCTGATTGGCTTAGCCCTGCTGCTCATCTGGAAGCTACTGATGATCATCCATGACAGGCGAGAGTTTGCCAAGTTTGAAAAGGAGAAGATGAATGCCAAATGGGATACG CAAGACAACCCCATATACAAGAGTCCTATCAATAACTTCCAGAACCCACACTATGGACGTAAAGCTGCTGTTCTTTAA
- the itgb1a gene encoding integrin beta-1a isoform X2, translated as MDVKLKLLLISTLLAVFCSSNGQKEGNDCINANAKYCGECIQAGAKCGWCSDPNFLKQGETVSTRCDELQSLLKRGCDEQLIENPHGSQDVIRNKTVTNRKKGADKLKPEDITQIQPQKLTLTLRSGEPQSFDLKFKRAEDYPIDLYYLMDLSFSMKDDLENVKNLGTSLMLEMSKITSDFRIGFGSFVEKTVMPYISTTPAKLLNPCTGDQNCTSPFSYKNVLKLTSDGKKFNTLVGQQHISGNLDSPEGGFDAIMQVAVCGEQIGWRNVTRLLVFSTDAGFHFAGDGKLGGIVLPNDGKCHLENNVYTMSHYYDYPSIAHLVQKLSDNNIQTIFAVTEEFQPVYQELKNLIPKSAVGTLSANSSNVINLIIDAYNSLSSEVILENSKLPEGVTIAYTSRCKNGVVSEGENGRKCSNISIGDEVMFTISVTSKGCPKEGKPETIKIKPLGFTEEVEITLNFICECECHNDGIKNSQLCHFGNGTFECGACKCNEGRVGRQCECSSNDVATEDMDRTCRKDNGTDICSNNGECVCGTCECKKRENPEERYSGQYCECDNFNCDRAGNKLCGGHGRCECRVCICDPMWTGSACDCSMDNSTCLASNKQLCNGRGSCECGICKCTDPKFQGPTCETCPTCPGVCVEHKECVQCRAFGTGEKKDTCERDCSYFNLIKVKDRDKLPQPNDATYPVMHCKERDANDCWFYYTYAVNNNTEKEVHVVDTLDCPAGPDIIPIVAGVVAGIVLIGLALLLIWKLLMIIHDRREFAKFEKEKMNAKWDTGENPIYKSAVTTVVNPKYEGK; from the exons ATGGACGTGAAATTGAAGCTGCTCTTGATATCGACGTTATTAGCAGTGTTTTGTTCCAGTAACGGTCAGAAAG AGGGGAATGACTGCATCAATGCCAACGCCAAATACTGCGGGGAGTGCATCCAGGCTGGAGCCAAATGTGGCTGGTGTTCAGACCCG AACTTCCTGAAGCAGGGGGAGACCGTGTCCACCCGTTGTGATGAGCTGCAGTCACTCTTAAAAAGGGGCTGTGATGAACAATTGATTGAAAACCCCCACGGGAGCCAGGATGTCATCAGGAACAAAACTGTGACAAATCGCAAAAAAGGAGCCGATAAACTGAAACCAGAGGACATCACTCAGATCCAGCCCCAGAAACTCACCCTCACCCTCCGATCTG GTGAGCCTCAGTCTTTTGACTTGAAGTTCAAACGGGCAGAAGATTACCCTATTGACCTGTACTACCTGATGGACCTGTCCTTCTCCATGAAGGATGACTTGGAGAATGTGAAGAACCTGGGAACTAGTCTGATGCTTGAAATGTCAAAGATTACCTCTGATTTCAGGATAG GTTTTGGTTCTTTTGTGGAAAAGACTGTCATGCCATACATCAGCACCACCCCGGCCAAGCTGCTGAACCCGTGCACAGGGGACCAGAACTGCACCAGCCCGTTCAGCTACAAGAACGTCCTGAAGCTGACCAGTGATGGCAAGAAGTTCAACACTCTGGTGGGCCAGCAGCACATCTCCGGAAACCTGGACTCTCCTGAAGGCGGCTTTGATGCCATCATGCAAGTGGCTGTGTGTGGg GAACAGATTGGTTGGAGGAATGTGACTCGTCTGCTGGTGTTCTCCACCGACGCTGGTTTCCACTTTGCAGGTGACGGCAAACTGGGTGGCATCGTTCTACCCAATGATGGGAAATGTCACTTGGAGAACAACGTGTACACAATGAGCCACTACTAT GACTATCCCTCCAttgctcacctggttcagaaGCTGAGTGACAACAATATTCAGACTATCTTTGCAGTGACGGAAGAGTTCCAGCCAGTTTACCAA GAGCTGAAGAATCTCATACCAAAGTCTGCAGTGGGCACCCTGTCTGCCAACTCCAGCAACGTTATCAACCTTATTATAGACGCTTACAAT TCGCTCTCATCTGAGGTTATTTTGGAGAACAGCAAGCTTCCAGAGGGAGTGACCATAGCTTACACGTCCCGCTGTAAGAATGGAGTGGTCAGTGAGGGTGAAAATGGACGGAAGTGCTCCAACATCTCCATTGGGGATGAG GTCATGTTCACCATCAGTGTGACATCTAAAGGCTGTCCGAAAGAAGGCAAGCCTGAGACCATTAAGATAAAACCCCTAGGATtcacagaggaggtggagattacACTAAATTTCATCTGCGAGTGTGAATGCCACAATGACGGTATCAAGAACAGTCAGCTCTGCCATTTTGGTAATGGGACCTTCGAATGTGGAGCCTGCAA GTGTAACGAGGGGCGTGTGGGTAGGCAGTGTGAATGTAGCAGCAACGACGTGGCCACAGAGGACATGGATCGGACCTGCCGTAAAGACAACGGCACAGACATCTGCAGCAACAATGGAGAATGTGTTTGCGGCACATGCGAGTGCAAGAAGAGAGAAAACCCTGAGGAGAGGTACAGTGGCCAGTACTGCGAGTGTGACAACTTCAACTGTGATCGTGCTGGAAACAAACTGTGTGGAG GCCACGGACGCTGTGAGTGCAGAGTGTGTATCTGTGACCCCATGTGGACCGGAAGTGCCTGTGATTGTTCTATGGACAATTCCACGTGTTTGGCCAGCAACAAGCAGCTCTGTAACGGCAGAGGATCGTGTGAATGTGGAATCTGCAAGTGTACAGACCCCAAATTCCAGGGTCCTACTTGTGAGACATGTCCTACCTGTCCTGGAGTCTGTGTAGAACATAA AGAGTGTGTCCAGTGTAGGGCGTTCGGCACCGGTGAGAAGAAGGACACCTGTGAGAGAGACTGCAGCTACTTCAACCTGATTAAAGTGAAGGACAGGGACAAGCTCCCGCAGCCCAACGACGCCACCTACCCCGTGATGCACTGCAAGGAGAGGGACGCCAATGACTGCTGGTTCTACTACACCTACGCCGTCAACAATAACACGGAGAAGGAGGTCCATGTTGTGGACACACTGG ACTGCCCTGCCGGTCCTGACATCATCCCAATCGTGGCAGGCGTGGTCGCCGGCATCGTTCTGATTGGCTTAGCCCTGCTGCTCATCTGGAAGCTACTGATGATCATCCATGACAGGCGAGAGTTTGCCAAGTTTGAAAAGGAGAAGATGAATGCCAAATGGGATACG ggTGAAAATCCCATCTACAAAAGTGCTGTCACGACGGTGGTCAATCCCAAATATGAAGGAAAATGA